tcttcaaaaactcTTTCTTAAGGCTTCCTAGATATCCACTATACTTGCGTAAAAGCTGCACTTTTAATTCCTGATCTTCACCTTGAGTTGTATCTAGGTTGTTTTCATGCACATCGATCTCATTCTGTGAAGCTGCAAATTCACTTTGACCTTTCAAAATAACACAACAACACAAATCAAACGGAAAAACTATATATAAGtgaatcaaattaataaatgaTTTATAAACTAATAAATATCTAGTCAGGCAGAATATATCAGTTGATGTAATCATTGTCCCGTGTAGGTAGCTCGGTTGGTGAGCTAAGGGACATTGAAGGAGATTTAAGTAGGTTCCGGGTTCTATCCTCAGAACTAACATTTCCCTCTCCTATCTACCAATTTACGAACAACTAAcaattgtgttttaaaaaagGTTCATGtaatgatgaaattgcaagaaACCCTAcatttgataaaagaaaaatgttgagCATCATGTAAGTGTAAGACTTGTATATCTTATGCCATAAGATTTTTAATGAAGAAGTGGTTACAATCCACTCGTGTCCCAGATTGCCAATCTCCTAAGTTGTGaaatatttatgtatttggaTTTGACACCATCACTTGAGCTTACTTTTAAAAGTGAGTTTGAAGCCCATGGGTAAAAATGAAGCATTTAAGTatattaatttgaaattaacaaaTGGAATGCATCATCTAAAGAATGACAAGTACCTGCCAAAAGACTTTGTCAATTAATTAGTTCTTTCCTATAATTAAATGGGACCTTCACCttctttagtttttaattattaaaatataatttcaaatgtCACTAGGAAAAATACTAACGCATATTTTTAAATGTAACCCCTGCCTCCACCACTAGAAACTACTACAAAAGAGGGTAAATAACAATGACCATGCAAATGAAAAATTTACCTTATTTTTGAGAATCAAACTCTATGGAGAACAAATTAAGGAAAACATATGACAAAAGATGACAAGACACGGTTTCCTTTTTCTACAAGTTTTTAATTAATGAACAATAACAAAGTGAACCATGCTTCTAAATTCTAAATGAAGTTAAGGAATTCAAAAGACGAAAGAAGGACTAACACACAATAAATGACAtttacacaaacacacacacacactaggTCTATGTGAAACAAAATTGGACAAAAACAAGCTTACACATGAAAGGAAAATGCCTTCAAAACATCCCAAAAGAGATCAAGATTGCATTGggaattttgattaaaatagaGTTCGATTTTCACagtttatccaaaaaaatatatattgtcatACATTACAATCATCCATATAAATTACTTCAGAAGTAGTCAAGGTCATCCAACAAAAAGttattatatttgattcattaacttgtgtcttaagaTCGTCAGTTAacttttcccaaaaaaaatatttacactgATGACAAAATATTTACACTGATGACAGTGTATGTGAATTAAATCATAATCTATTTGTACCTCTTTTGAATGTTAAACCAAAATTAAACCTCATTTTACTTAATTTCTCCATAGGAAGTAATCTATCATTTTCAAACCTTTTAACCTAGTTCTAACACCTTTGATCCATGAAATACACGcaatttcaaattaaatgttaatttttccCTTTAAAACTCTAATCACACTATTTACTTATGATATAAAAAGGGTTATTTCACTAAATCTTGATCAAACTATACTTACTCCACGGCCAACTCTGGATTACCAGGGCCCCCTCCCCTAGTAATCAGAGGGTTAATACCAAAAGAACTCACTTACCAAATAAACACatgaaccattttttttatcttttctagATTTTTAAGGAGGTGATAATTGAACCACTAGAGGTGTGGTTATCATTATTTTTCAGTTAATATGAAATATTTACTGTTAATGTTAATAAACTATTAGAAGGATAATGGTCATGAAGATCATATAATTTAAAGGTAATCACCAAAGTCAGTTGAAACAGCAACAGCCTTGAGCTGAGACTCAATTCTTGAAAGGAAAAgcatggcttctttgaagggtTTAGTGAGTTCTTGCTCATACTTGATAAGCATCTCACAATATGCCTCCATGAACTGATCCAAACCTGGATCTTCACCTATACAAGAACTACTACTTCCTGTCCTTCCTGAAGAACCATTCAATATTTCACATTTTGCACATGACTCCTCTAAGCTTGCCACCACTTCAGGAGGTGCTCCAACCTGCAAAAAATCACACTCACGCcattaaaacaagcaaaaacatgaaaataaatcattaatgtcaaaaaaaaatctcaaaaacaaacattttgtaGCTTGAGTATTTTATCTTGCCACAATCTATTATAAAAGAGTGCATGATCATATATACCAAGTTATACACATGTATCCACAATACTTCATATTTAAGCTAACTAAAGCACAAATATGCGTCTTTACAAGAAAAGGCCAAGTGTGTGTAAGAGTTTGAAGTTAAGGACCTTCAAGCAATTGAGGTAAGAAGACAAGAGACGAGGAAAGAGAGGATGAGCCATGATTTTATCCCTACAagtgttgttgttggtgttgttctGGTGTTGGGTATAGttatgatgattttgaacacCAGAGGAATTGTTACTCAGAGGAAATGAAAAAAACTTCCTATTAGTTTCCATGTTCatcatttgattttgatgatccaTAGAAGAAATCTCACTGCAACTGtttcctccaaaccctaacatAGTTTCAAAACAAAGTTAAGTTGGACAAAAAgctttatctctctctctctatatagaaaagaaaacctaaataataatacatatgcatatataatattaatatatagtaTATAAGATATAATAATACCTATTTTGCTTAGTCCCCACACTTTACTGTTTATGAAAAAGAAGACTGCATATAATTGTTCAGAGAGTAGACTGTAGAGTACTCCCGGAATTGAAGCTAAAAAATCTGAGTCATAATTAgtagaaaaaactaaaaaacttgGGAAAGAGTCAGAAGAATAGGGATTTTTGGGGTTCTTGGAAAGTATAATAATCTATCTGTAAAAGGTGGAATCAGATTCATCTTATGCAAAATGAGTAGTAGTGTAgtctttctttcatctttctGTTGTGTAcatcaaacaaatcaaatagtttctctctctctctcactctctctaacatcaacaacacaagCAAGCATAACAGTTACAGTAGTACTACTAGTAGTGAagtgttgtgttgtgttaaTTGCAGGTGGAGACAGAGAGAGGGTAGATAAAGAGTTAACGTGTGTCTCTGCAACTTAACTCAGAGTTTTCCTTCccaatgaaatgaaaatgaatctCACTGCCCTTCTTGGTCTACGCAATTACTGCTGATCATTCTACTGTTTATGAGTACTACTAACACTATTTGTTGCCTATGCTATCTTATTCCCTATCTATAGGTTCTTGACAAATGAACTAGTATTTTTCCTTTCTCTGTCTCAAAATAATAATCGTTtaaggtttttttattttctccgtctcaaaataataattgtttaaggtttttgtacaatttaaaaaaaaaactattaattgtgttgattttaaattttaatgatgaaattaGTTACTCCCTCTATctcatattatatgatatagttgactCTCTCATGTATGTCAATGTATAATTGCATAAGATATTGTAGTTAGTAGAGTAATtaaatttgatgaaattcaataaataaaaatataataataaaaaaataataaataatatattggtattctaaaataacaattatttaaaatatatatatatattaaagaaacaattattttgagatggagtaagtaaaaaaagaaatgttaaagCTTCACACGAGCTTATGTATAGTCGTATAGGAATCTTTGATCAAACTTCATAATTGAACATCGCATTTTATTGTTTGCATTTTAtcttttcatttatcttttataCCAAGTTGTTGATCTAACACTCGCTTGAGCTAGTAGTGAGATTTATTGATATGAAGATAAAAACTAATTTGCGCATGCAAGATTTATCTTAGTTATAcaccataaaaaaatcatttttctttaaattaaaacatTGGAATGATTTTTATACTCATATATATAGTGTCTTTTAAGTGGTGaagtgtctttttttttaaatgaaaaaaagatatttatattGTACCACTCATCTAACCGCTGCAGCGATAACGTATTAATTGAATTATCATGTataatatgaaatttatataaaaattagggGGTGCAGTGGCACCTGCAGGTCTCCAAAGAGATCCACTCCCGAATACAAAGCTTTGGGAAGTCATGAATATTTACTCCACTTTCAACATTTCCCGCGCAAAAGACGCTCTCCACGATCGAAGTTGTATGTAAAGAGCAGAAATTCAGAGACACAATCTGGAGCATACCACCTCTTGGGTGAAACCACCGACGGCCAAGAGGTAGGATAAAATGCAACGTAGACGCGACATTGTTCAACAACAATACTATCGTGGACTATGGTATGTGCTTTAGAGACTCATTGGGCACCTCTTGTATGGTAAATCAGGTTACATACAACCATCTCATACCGTTAGAAGCCCTCACTTCACCCAATGTTACGACCAATGAGTTCAGTGATCTTGTATCTTGTTGTCGGAGTCTTTTGACTAATAATCCTTACTTTGAAGTAACGTAGAGTGCAGTGATCTTGGATCTTGTTGTAGTAGTCTTTTAGCTAGTAATTCCGACTTTGTCCTGTCATTTTTTAGGAAGCAAAGTCAATAACATTGTTTATAGTATTATCAGGATATTTGTATCTTACACTtgccttcatattttttatgatgtacCACCTACTATGTACTATTTGACAATTTCATTTAGTAAAGATATTTtacccaaatttttcttttgaaattttatttttagaatgaaGAGGATTTTAAGCTAGCAATAGTAATGCTAAAATGACacattttttgagaatgaattGCCAAAATTATTCCAATTAGTCATATGTAACATTACATTTAATATCAACACTTTTGTTGCCACTTTGATGGGAAGCATATTGCAAAACTTAGTGGTTTGAAATTGTGCAAATTGCAACATCAAGTCACCACCAACACTCTGTTGTGTTGTTGGCATTCAATTATCTTCTTTGTTTTCGTTTTGTAGTGGTATATGCGTTGGGTCTGATTGAAAGGAATCAAACATCAACCGTCCATCAACTCCTATATCCCATGTGATGTTCCCTCaatgatatttgattttaactCTTTTTGTAtacaccctttttttttttttttttttcttattttttagagttaaatatgtttttgattctataaaattgggacctttcaagtttaatccttacttaatttttatagttattttagtctttaaaaaaaaatctgcactTAGTATTAGTCTcttctcaattcaaatttgtttaatttatgcataAACTCTtgaatttttgaataattttttacaaacgtgttaagaacattactaaaagttcctctgcaaaaaattatctcaaaatttaatttctacgtccagattttgttaattttatctttaacttttgtcgttttaaaaaattcatttttaattcgtttcatgttagaaaattctaaattttagtaaatgaacctttcatagtgttctaaacttgtctaaaaaaaatcgttcaaaaatttaagagtttaaggataattaaataaactttgttgtaacaaggactaaaattagaagtagttttttttgtagggactaaaaaacctattaaaattaagtaaggattaaacttagaagtttccaattttataggaatcaaaaacatatttaaccttttttttatagaattgaGCCCCAAATGCTAGTTAGAACAAAGAAAATCTCGATATTTAAAATGCATTTATGTGATTATAAAGTATTCTTAGCGCCATTGTTTTTGTGGGGTATgaacaaacttcttatcaattAGATCAACCTCTCCACACTTTTGTTCTATGAACTCTCGCTAAtcttttatataagaaaaagttactAAAAACACAAGGTTAAAATGAACTTCTGATCCTGTTTTAAAGAATGAAGTTTTAAtccattcattttaaaattgagtttttcttctctcaatttttcttTCTGAATTTTCATTCTTCAGCTGATTTTTGCTAATATGTGCATATTAAATAATGATGTGGTGTTATATTGgaccttttttttgttgacatgtATATTAGTGTGGTCATGAAAGCTCCATCACATTATTAATGAATATGTCACATTAATAAAATGTCTCTAATCAACAAAGACCAATGAGCTAATTTCATGGTACAAAATTAAACTATTATTCCAAATATACTCTAAATATTAAATGGAAGTATAAATTATTGTATATAAATTATGAGTTTTTTCTGAATAACTCAGTTTGTAGGGACGTTATAATATATATCTCATATtattctcgtgagcttaacttatttggagggatattgcatattatatgcatgaTTAGGGTTCGAACCTTAGACATCAcacttcttcatatttaaaatgtgtgagctttaaccactagattatttgacaaaaaaataatatatatctcaTATTAATTTAAGGAATGGATTTTTGTGTCACTAAACTtcttaa
Above is a genomic segment from Medicago truncatula cultivar Jemalong A17 chromosome 5, MtrunA17r5.0-ANR, whole genome shotgun sequence containing:
- the LOC11431352 gene encoding homeobox protein SBH1 isoform X2, which produces MDHQNQMMNMETNRKFFSFPLSNNSSGVQNHHNYTQHQNNTNNNTCRDKIMAHPLFPRLLSSYLNCLKVGAPPEVVASLEESCAKCEILNGSSGRTGSSSSCIGEDPGLDQFMEAYCEMLIKYEQELTKPFKEAMLFLSRIESQLKAVAVSTDFGQSEFAASQNEIDVHENNLDTTQGEDQELKVQLLRKYSGYLGSLKKEFLKKKKNGKLPKEARQQLLDWWSRHYKWPYPSESQKQALAESTGLDLKQINNWFINQRKRHWKPSEDMQFAVMDATNYYMENVMCKPFPMDAMPMLL
- the LOC11431352 gene encoding homeobox protein SBH1 isoform X1, whose protein sequence is MLGFGGNSCSEISSMDHQNQMMNMETNRKFFSFPLSNNSSGVQNHHNYTQHQNNTNNNTCRDKIMAHPLFPRLLSSYLNCLKVGAPPEVVASLEESCAKCEILNGSSGRTGSSSSCIGEDPGLDQFMEAYCEMLIKYEQELTKPFKEAMLFLSRIESQLKAVAVSTDFGQSEFAASQNEIDVHENNLDTTQGEDQELKVQLLRKYSGYLGSLKKEFLKKKKNGKLPKEARQQLLDWWSRHYKWPYPSESQKQALAESTGLDLKQINNWFINQRKRHWKPSEDMQFAVMDATNYYMENVMCKPFPMDAMPMLL